Proteins encoded in a region of the Fusobacterium sp. genome:
- a CDS encoding DUF134 domain-containing protein, which produces MPRGKKRRCCRVLENETVFKPAGIPLSELEIIELELDELEAVRLSDYEGKSQIETGEIMNVSRGTIQRLLTSGRKKILDSFLNSKAIKLKNTYSSYKDEKIKNGDDENE; this is translated from the coding sequence ATGCCTAGAGGAAAGAAAAGAAGATGCTGTAGAGTATTGGAAAATGAAACTGTATTTAAACCAGCAGGAATTCCATTGTCAGAATTAGAAATAATAGAATTGGAACTAGATGAATTAGAAGCAGTGAGATTATCTGATTATGAAGGGAAAAGTCAGATAGAAACAGGAGAAATAATGAATGTGTCAAGGGGAACAATACAAAGATTATTAACTTCTGGAAGAAAAAAGATACTGGATAGTTTTTTAAATTCAAAAGCAATAAAATTAAAAAATACATATTCAAGCTATAAAGATGAAAAAATAAAAAATGGAGATGATGAAAATGAGTAA
- a CDS encoding NifB/NifX family molybdenum-iron cluster-binding protein has protein sequence MSNEIFKVGFSTNDGAILEGHFGHCKKFALYTIEKGKAVNKEIIDAPEHTHGAFPKFMIEQKVNVVITGGMGQKAMDTLKAGKIEVILGASGKIEDILKAYLEGNLVSDGAVCAHEHHEHHGEHNCKH, from the coding sequence ATGAGTAATGAAATTTTTAAAGTTGGGTTTTCAACAAATGATGGAGCAATACTTGAAGGGCATTTTGGACATTGTAAAAAATTTGCTCTATATACTATTGAAAAAGGAAAAGCTGTAAATAAAGAAATTATAGATGCACCTGAGCATACACATGGAGCATTTCCTAAGTTTATGATTGAGCAAAAAGTAAATGTGGTTATTACTGGAGGAATGGGACAAAAAGCAATGGATACATTAAAGGCTGGTAAGATAGAAGTTATACTTGGTGCAAGTGGGAAAATTGAGGATATATTAAAAGCTTATCTTGAAGGAAATCTGGTTTCAGATGGAGCAGTGTGTGCTCATGAACATCACGAACATCATGGAGAGCATAACTGCAAGCATT